One region of Erwinia tracheiphila genomic DNA includes:
- a CDS encoding IS1 family transposase (programmed frameshift), with the protein MAKVDVVCPQCNETHAVRCNGHSASGAQRYICKHCSKTFQLNFSYSGAKPDTHQTIVNMAMNGYGCRDTARVLGISLNTVLRHLKKFPPKQVAENIDPETEVVICCEAGEQWSYVRCKSNPRWLFYAYDRIRKRALAHVFGPRNAPTLRRLLALLSKFNLAFYMTDAWPVYKVLLSATSHVVSKKYTQRTERHNLNLRTHIKRLTRRTICFSKSEEMHDKIIGWYLTLHHYQ; encoded by the exons ATGGCTAAAGTTGATGTCGTCTGCCCTCAGTGCAATGAAACTCATGCTGTACGATGTAACGGACATTCAGCATCCGGTGCCCAACGTTACATCTGCAAGCATTGTTCAAAGACCTTTCAGCTCAACTTTAGCTACTCCGGTGCCAAACCAGACACACACCAGACCATTGTTAATATGGCCATGAATGGTTACGGATGTCGCGATACCGCACGGGTTCTCGGTATCAGCCTCAATACGGTTCTGCGGCACTTAAAAAAATTTC CCCCAAAGCAGGTAGCTGAGAATATCGACCCCGAAACGGAGGTTGTTATCTGCTGTGAAGCCGGTGAACAATGGTCTTACGTGCGGTGTAAAAGCAATCCCCGGTGGTTGTTCTATGCTTATGACCGTATCCGCAAACGTGCTCTGGCCCACGTCTTCGGCCCGAGAAATGCCCCGACCCTGCGACGATTGCTGGCCCTGTTAAGCAAATTTAACCTTGCCTTTTATATGACAGATGCCTGGCCGGTTTATAAAGTTCTGTTAAGTGCAACAAGCCACGTGGTGAGCAAGAAATATACCCAACGGACAGAACGGCATAATCTTAATCTTCGCACACATATCAAACGACTGACCCGCAGAACAATTTGCTTTTCGAAGTCAGAGGAAATGCACGATAAGATCATCGGTTGGTATCTTACTCTTCATCATTATCAATAA
- a CDS encoding helix-turn-helix transcriptional regulator, translating into MIKVMTREELEIMPDLDRMITEGDCRWMTSIGASTRYYMIKMGRFPPRYEYGPKTKLYRLSEVQAWVRDKDKTTPTAHWRNALKVLWLVPGLPTRN; encoded by the coding sequence ATGATTAAAGTTATGACAAGAGAAGAACTGGAAATTATGCCAGACTTGGATCGGATGATAACCGAAGGGGATTGTCGCTGGATGACCTCTATTGGTGCAAGTACAAGGTACTACATGATTAAAATGGGGCGATTTCCACCTCGCTATGAATATGGTCCCAAAACAAAACTGTACAGATTATCAGAAGTGCAGGCATGGGTAAGGGATAAAGACAAAACCACGCCTACGGCGCACTGGCGCAACGCCTTAAAGGTTTTGTGGTTGGTGCCGGGGTTACCTACGAGGAACTGA
- a CDS encoding STM2901 family protein, translating into MDTVEELNGYYFKGMWNLPLGELAFWILVDEAEKQFDGIDIFAFATIVGSFNIIHVPGKPNTATRGTSLLSLGLCRMISCRLDSRWRSPTWKTLINGRWARTASLGGLIGRWLPWVGVAITLYDITMISHRTIWHYNVMVKPEDRI; encoded by the coding sequence ATTGATACGGTTGAAGAACTGAACGGATATTATTTTAAAGGGATGTGGAACCTTCCACTTGGAGAGCTTGCTTTCTGGATTCTGGTGGATGAGGCAGAAAAGCAATTTGACGGCATAGATATTTTTGCGTTTGCGACGATAGTCGGAAGTTTCAACATAATTCACGTTCCTGGAAAACCCAATACAGCGACAAGAGGAACAAGTCTCTTGTCATTGGGGTTGTGCAGGATGATTTCGTGTCGGTTAGATAGTCGCTGGCGTTCCCCTACCTGGAAAACATTGATTAATGGTCGGTGGGCCAGAACAGCGAGTTTAGGCGGTCTTATTGGAAGATGGTTGCCGTGGGTCGGGGTCGCGATCACGTTATATGATATAACCATGATTTCGCACAGAACTATCTGGCACTATAATGTCATGGTCAAACCTGAGGACAGAATATGA
- a CDS encoding ISL3 family transposase, which produces MDEKSLYAHILNLSAPWQVKSLSLDEKSGSVTVIVGIVGHTQLTCPTCGKSCPIHDHRRRKWRHLDTCQFTTLVEADVPRIDCPEHGCQTLPVPWAGPGSRYTLLFEAFVLSWLKISTVDAVRKQLKLSWNAVDGIMMRAVKRGLARIKQPLSARHLCVDEVGFKKGHQYVTVISDRQGRALQLTDDRGVESLASYLRSLRDHQLEEIKTLSMDMNTAYISAARIHLPNAVDKIAFDHFHVAKMLCAIVDKTRQAEMKQIPSSDRKDAHRSRYLWFYSKQNRFGRRAERLEVARLVLPQTNQCWVMKELARDLWHRRYDDHSRKLWQEWMAMAKDTGIPLMVSIARMVAKRLYGILNAMKNRVSNGNAESLNSKIRLLRIKSRGFRNKERFKLGVMFHYGKLNMAF; this is translated from the coding sequence ATGGACGAAAAGTCCCTCTATGCCCATATCCTTAACCTGTCCGCACCGTGGCAGGTAAAATCCCTTTCTCTTGATGAAAAATCTGGTTCAGTGACTGTGATTGTCGGCATTGTCGGGCACACTCAACTGACCTGTCCAACATGCGGTAAATCCTGCCCCATACATGACCACCGGCGTCGCAAATGGCGTCACCTCGATACCTGTCAATTCACCACGCTGGTTGAAGCTGATGTACCCCGCATTGACTGCCCCGAGCACGGTTGCCAGACACTGCCGGTTCCGTGGGCGGGGCCAGGCAGCCGCTACACCCTGTTGTTCGAAGCCTTTGTTCTTTCATGGCTGAAAATTAGCACCGTGGATGCTGTCAGAAAGCAGCTCAAACTCAGTTGGAATGCCGTGGACGGCATCATGATGCGCGCAGTAAAACGAGGCCTGGCCCGGATAAAACAACCCTTATCGGCCCGTCATCTCTGCGTGGATGAAGTCGGGTTCAAAAAAGGACACCAGTACGTCACCGTTATCTCTGACAGGCAGGGACGCGCTTTGCAACTGACCGACGATCGCGGTGTAGAAAGTCTTGCCAGTTATCTGCGTAGCCTGAGAGATCACCAGCTTGAAGAGATAAAAACGCTGTCTATGGACATGAACACGGCCTATATCAGTGCTGCACGCATCCATCTCCCCAATGCCGTGGATAAAATCGCCTTCGATCACTTCCATGTGGCAAAAATGTTGTGCGCCATCGTTGATAAAACCCGTCAGGCTGAGATGAAACAGATCCCGTCGTCAGACAGGAAAGACGCCCACCGCTCACGCTACTTATGGTTTTACAGCAAACAAAATCGCTTTGGGCGCCGCGCTGAGAGGTTAGAAGTTGCCCGGCTGGTGTTACCGCAAACGAACCAGTGCTGGGTAATGAAAGAGCTTGCCCGCGATCTGTGGCACCGCCGCTATGACGACCATAGCCGTAAGTTGTGGCAGGAATGGATGGCGATGGCTAAAGACACCGGCATACCACTCATGGTCAGCATTGCCCGCATGGTGGCAAAGCGGCTTTACGGCATTCTGAATGCGATGAAAAACCGGGTATCGAACGGCAATGCGGAGTCTCTGAACAGTAAAATACGGTTGCTGAGGATCAAGTCACGGGGCTTCAGGAATAAAGAACGGTTCAAGCTGGGCGTAATGTTCCACTACGGGAAGCTGAACATGGCGTTCTGA
- a CDS encoding IS481 family transposase — protein MIHTNNPIIKHKAGLLNLAEELGNVSKACKIMGVSRDTFYRYQELAAEGGIDALINQNRRVPNLKNRADEATERAVVEYAVEFPAHGQHRTSNELRKKGVFISGSGVRSIWQRHDLENFRKRLKALEEKVAREGIVLTDAQIAALEKKAHDDEASGEIETAHPGYLGSQDTFYVGNLKGVGRIYQQTFVDTYSKVAHCKLYTSKTPITAADLLNDRVLPFYEAQGLPMLRILTDRGTEYCGKVEQHDYQLYLAINDIDHTKTKAMSPQTNGICERFHKTILQDFYQVTFRKKLYEDLESLQTDLDNWLWHYNNERTHQGKMCCGRTPMATLLDGKRVWAEKNLNQM, from the coding sequence ATGATTCATACTAACAATCCCATCATCAAACACAAAGCCGGCCTGCTCAATCTCGCCGAAGAACTCGGTAACGTATCAAAAGCCTGCAAGATCATGGGCGTGTCACGCGACACGTTTTACCGTTATCAGGAACTGGCTGCTGAAGGCGGCATCGATGCGCTGATTAACCAGAACCGCCGCGTCCCCAACCTGAAGAACCGCGCCGACGAAGCCACTGAACGCGCTGTTGTTGAATATGCCGTTGAGTTCCCGGCCCACGGGCAACACCGGACCAGTAATGAGCTGCGTAAAAAAGGCGTGTTTATCTCCGGTAGCGGCGTGCGCTCCATCTGGCAACGGCACGACCTGGAGAACTTCCGTAAACGCCTGAAGGCACTTGAGGAAAAGGTCGCCAGAGAAGGCATCGTGCTTACCGACGCTCAAATCGCAGCGCTGGAGAAGAAGGCCCACGATGACGAGGCCAGCGGAGAAATCGAAACTGCTCACCCGGGTTATCTCGGGTCGCAGGACACCTTCTACGTGGGCAATCTGAAAGGTGTGGGTCGTATCTACCAGCAGACGTTCGTGGATACGTACTCGAAAGTGGCACACTGCAAGCTGTATACGAGTAAAACGCCGATCACCGCCGCAGACCTGCTCAATGATCGCGTACTGCCGTTCTACGAGGCTCAGGGACTGCCGATGCTGAGGATCCTGACCGACAGGGGAACGGAGTACTGTGGTAAGGTGGAGCAGCATGATTACCAGCTGTATCTGGCCATCAACGATATCGACCATACAAAAACGAAGGCGATGTCTCCGCAGACGAACGGCATCTGCGAGCGCTTCCATAAAACTATTTTGCAGGATTTTTATCAGGTTACGTTCCGTAAGAAGTTATACGAAGACCTGGAGAGCCTGCAAACGGATCTGGACAACTGGTTGTGGCATTACAATAATGAGCGAACTCATCAGGGAAAAATGTGCTGCGGGCGTACGCCAATGGCCACGTTACTTGATGGTAAACGAGTCTGGGCAGAAAAAAATCTGAACCAGATGTAA
- a CDS encoding DUF1493 family protein encodes MSDQVATNTGKYLTVREDVYELVDKYVEVFGVDCSSIDWRRYFPILILPFLPNRIMSARLCSDRHKPQPFTVRMLVESAKAGHWLYD; translated from the coding sequence GTGTCAGATCAAGTCGCGACTAATACAGGTAAATATCTGACTGTTCGTGAAGATGTATATGAACTGGTCGATAAGTATGTTGAGGTTTTTGGCGTTGATTGTAGTTCTATAGACTGGCGTCGTTATTTCCCAATACTCATATTGCCGTTCCTCCCTAATCGTATAATGTCCGCTCGTTTATGCTCAGATCGACACAAACCTCAACCGTTTACCGTCAGAATGCTTGTTGAGTCTGCAAAAGCGGGGCACTGGCTTTATGACTGA